Proteins encoded within one genomic window of Eurosta solidaginis isolate ZX-2024a chromosome 1, ASM4086904v1, whole genome shotgun sequence:
- the LOC137240366 gene encoding uncharacterized protein, giving the protein MSEIRNEKIKKRKREKESKQWTEAEIRKILAYMQMNSNVAKPTARLYYEKLIEATGIDATWNLLKCKIHHLKGTLQKANDFINSTDAGLQGDDGTATVQEKMLKICPHYYQLAEIFSPYAQIENSPVNAAHFDDLDEADYKPFDMIDYKDTSFLLSDEPTTSSAANTLPKKAKFSEQKTCADKFSEMEAERINFRNEQLKLEREKFEWSKKLDEKKLELERQKQRDEFELKKLELEKNEKIKMDDSPDPEIDDDESNVPPPDYDEQIVCGAIQIRRRGVVDIEDFEKKRSARSIKAECFRICYALMTKNRYYTNTCLGGTTDYNRWFKIFHCPKQIQNPVLIADGVVPDEFKPKPPTDLCPGWTAPVLPGL; this is encoded by the exons ATGAGTGAGA TTCGtaatgagaaaattaaaaaaaggaagaGAGAAAAGGAATCAAAACAGTGGACTGAAGCTGAAATTAGGAAAATTCTAGCGTATATGCAGATGAACTCAAACGTCGCG AAACCAACTGCTCGGCTGTATTATGAGAAGCTTATCGAGGCAACAGGGATTGATGCGACTTGGAAtcttttaaaatgtaaaattcatCACCTGAAAGGAACTCTGCAGAAGGCAAATGATTTCATTAATTCTACAGACGCTGGGTTGCAAGGCGATGATGGTACAGCTACTGTTCAAG AGAAAATGCTTAAAATTTGTCCACACTACTATCAATTGGCCGAGATATTTTCACCATATGCCCAAATTGAAAATTCACCTGTAAATGCAGCACACTTTGATGATTTAGATGAGGCTGATTATAAGCCATTTGACATGATCGATTATAAGGATACCAGCTTTTTGTTAAGCGATGAACCAACAACTTCTTCGGCAGCCAATACACTTCCAAAGAAAGCAAAGTTTTCAGAACAAAAGACTTGTGCTGATAAGTTTTCCGAAATGGAAGCAGAGCGTATTAATTTTCGAAATGAACAACTGAAGCTCGAAAGGGAAAAGTTCGAGTGGTCGAAGAAGTTGGATGAAAAGAAATTGGAATTGGAGCGACAAAAGCAAAGAGATGAGTTTGAGCTAAAGAAACTGGAGctggaaaaaaatgaaaaaattaaaat GGATGACTCACCGGATCCTGAAATCGATGATGATGAAAGTAATGtacccccacccgattatgacgagcaaattgtctgcggagctattcaaatacggcggcgaggagttg TGGATATAGAAGATTTTGAGAAGAAACGATCCGCCCGCAGTATAAAAGCCGAATGCTTTCGTATTTGTTACGCTTTGATGACCAAAAAT agATACTACACCAATACATGTTTGGGCGGCACTACGGACTACAATCGTTGGTTTAAAATATTTCACTGTCCCAAGCAAATACAAAACCCAGTTCTAATAGCTGATGGCGTCGTTCCAGACGAGTTTAAGCCAAAACCCCCTACTGATCTATGCCCTGGTTGGACAGCTCCTGTGTTGCCAGGACTTTAG